A window of Corythoichthys intestinalis isolate RoL2023-P3 chromosome 14, ASM3026506v1, whole genome shotgun sequence contains these coding sequences:
- the rpl5a gene encoding 60S ribosomal protein L5a, translating to MGFVKVVKNKSYFKRYEVKFRRRREGKTDYYARKRLVVQDKNKYNTPKYRLIVRLSNRDICCQIAYAKIEGDHIVCAAYSHELPKYGIAVGLTNYAAAYCTGLLLARRLLQKFGMDQVYEGQVEVTGDEFNVESVDGQPGAFTCYLDAGLARTTTGNKVFGVLKGAVDGGLAIPHSLRRFPGYDTESKEFNAEVHRKHIMGMNVADYMSYLMGEDEDAFKKQFSRFIKNGVTPETVEEMYKKAHATIRANPVHEKKLKKEIQTKKRWNRAKMSLAQRKDRVAQKKASFLRAQERQAGDG from the exons ATG GGTTTCGTCAAAGTGGTGAAGAATAAGTCTTACTTCAAGAGATATGAAGTCAAATTCAGGAGGAGGAGAG AGGGTAAAACGGACTACTATGCCCGCAAGCGCCTGGTTGTACAAGACAAGAACAAGTACAACACACCCAAGTACCGACTGATCGTTCGCTTGTCCAACAGGGACATCTGCTGCCAG ATTGCCTACGCCAAGATTGAAGGAGACCACATTGTGTGTGCCGCTTACTCCCACGAGCTGCCGAAATACGGCATTGCAGTAGGTCTCACCAACTATGCCGCGGCCTACTGTACTGGACTGCTGCTGGCCCGCCGG CTTTTGCAAAAGTTTGGCATGGATCAAGTCTACGAGGGTCAGGTGGAGGTAACCGGCGACGAATTCAATGTGGAGAGCGTAGACGGTCAGCCCGGCGCCTTCACCTGCTACCTGGACGCGGGCCTGGCCAGAACCACTACGGGCAATAAAGTCTTCGGCGTGCTGAAAGGAGCGGTCGACGGAGGCCTGGCCATTCCTCACAG CCTGAGACGCTTCCCCGGTTACGATACGGAGAGCAAAGAATTTAACGCCGAGGTGCATCGGAAACACATCATGGGCATGAACGTGGCCGACTACATGTCGTACCTGATGGGGGAGGATGAGGATGCCTTCAAGAAGCAGTTTTCGCGGTTCATCAAAAACGGAGTCACGCCCGAAACG GTAGAGGAAATGTACAAAAAAGCACACGCCACCATCAGAGCAAACCCTGTTCACGAAAAGAAACTCAAAAAAGAAATCCAAACGAAGAAGAg ATGGAACCGTGCCAAGATGTCCCTGGCTCAAAGGAAGGACCGCGTTGCCCAGAAAAAGGCCAGCTTCTTACGAGCGCAAGAGCGGCAGGCAGGCGACGGTTAG